From Aquamicrobium sp., one genomic window encodes:
- a CDS encoding undecaprenyl-phosphate glucose phosphotransferase produces the protein MTSNDPANRYTAAAIRAFAAQSGPESGGTGELNAMARQIAAQYRHDTLSPAMVSGIMRLVEFAALMVSGYAIGFAYLGLHVVTDWHYPILILIASSLAVILLELTDAYQIARLYSPLRTAAIVLPVWIGALALTALGGFFLKVSDEFSRFWAGAWFLAGFALLAVLRLIVAHLLRRWARDGRMERRAVIVGGGQAAEKLIRSIEKQPYNDIRICGIFDDRDNRRSPPIVAGYPKLGTVSELIEFARITRIDMLIVSLPLSAEARVLSLLKKLWVLPVDIRLSAHSTRFQFRPRTYSYLGSVPMLDIFDRPIHDWDSVAKRAFDIVFSLLGIVVFSPVMLATALAVKLDSKGPALFKQKRLGFNNETIEVYKFRSMYVDQSDQAAAKLVTKGDPRVTRVGRFIRKASLDELPQFFNVLKGDLSLVGPRPHAAAAKAQDRLYHEVVDGYFARHRVKPGVTGWAQINGWRGETDSDTKILMRTEFDLAYIENWSLWLDLKILFLTPLRLLKTENAY, from the coding sequence ATGACCAGCAACGATCCAGCCAACCGCTACACCGCCGCCGCCATCCGCGCGTTCGCCGCGCAATCCGGCCCCGAAAGCGGCGGAACCGGCGAGCTGAACGCCATGGCGCGCCAGATCGCGGCGCAGTACCGCCACGACACGCTGTCGCCGGCGATGGTCAGCGGCATCATGCGTCTCGTCGAGTTCGCGGCCCTCATGGTCTCGGGCTACGCCATCGGCTTCGCCTATCTCGGGCTCCACGTCGTCACCGACTGGCACTATCCGATCCTGATCCTCATCGCCTCGTCGCTGGCGGTCATCCTGCTCGAACTGACCGACGCCTACCAGATCGCGCGGCTCTACAGCCCGCTCAGGACCGCCGCCATCGTCCTGCCGGTGTGGATCGGCGCGCTGGCGCTGACCGCGCTCGGCGGCTTCTTCCTCAAGGTCTCTGACGAGTTCTCCCGCTTCTGGGCCGGCGCGTGGTTCCTCGCCGGCTTCGCCCTCCTCGCCGTGCTTCGCCTCATCGTCGCGCACCTTTTGCGCCGTTGGGCGCGCGACGGCCGGATGGAGCGCCGCGCCGTCATCGTCGGCGGCGGCCAGGCGGCCGAGAAGCTCATCCGCTCGATCGAGAAGCAGCCCTACAACGACATCCGCATCTGCGGCATCTTCGACGACCGCGACAACCGCCGCTCGCCGCCCATCGTCGCCGGCTATCCCAAGCTCGGCACCGTCAGCGAGCTGATCGAGTTCGCGCGCATCACCCGCATCGACATGCTGATCGTATCGCTGCCGCTCTCGGCGGAAGCGCGGGTGCTGTCGCTCCTGAAGAAGCTGTGGGTGCTGCCGGTGGACATTCGCCTGTCGGCCCATTCCACCCGCTTCCAGTTCCGCCCGCGCACCTATTCCTATCTCGGCTCGGTGCCGATGCTCGACATCTTCGACCGGCCGATCCACGACTGGGACTCGGTCGCCAAGCGCGCCTTCGACATCGTCTTCAGCCTCCTCGGCATCGTCGTCTTCTCGCCGGTGATGCTGGCGACCGCGCTCGCCGTGAAGCTCGACAGCAAGGGGCCGGCCCTCTTCAAGCAGAAGCGGCTCGGCTTCAACAACGAGACGATCGAGGTCTACAAGTTCCGCTCGATGTATGTCGACCAGAGCGACCAGGCCGCAGCGAAGCTCGTCACCAAGGGCGACCCCCGCGTCACCCGCGTCGGCCGCTTCATCCGCAAGGCCTCGCTCGACGAGCTGCCGCAGTTCTTCAACGTCTTGAAGGGCGATCTCTCGCTCGTCGGCCCGCGGCCGCACGCGGCCGCCGCCAAGGCGCAGGACCGCCTCTACCACGAGGTGGTCGACGGCTACTTCGCCCGCCACCGCGTCAAGCCGGGCGTCACCGGCTGGGCGCAGATCAACGGCTGGCGCGGCGAGACCGACAGCGACACCAAGATCCTGATGCGCACAGAATTCGACCTCGCCTATATCGAGAACTGGTCGCTGTGGCTCGACCTCAAGATTCTGTTCCTGACACCGCTGCGCCTGCTGAAAACGGAAAACGCCTATTGA
- a CDS encoding GTA-gp10 family protein, with amino-acid sequence MRPVLNTIHGRRLAMRLPLAGLFAIEEETGNPAWEALRDLIGGGFRIEHVESVLFHAVRFGSGEDAALDFIERARMGRVPLLRYVGPAVEILAAALTAPERKAGGTAGSSAEGGGTGSGGDPLNRTTCYRTGLAMGLRPQDVDALTLWEFMTAVEAFMSNTPGRMSETEKDEIWDWLKAG; translated from the coding sequence ATGCGGCCGGTATTGAACACGATCCACGGGAGGCGCCTGGCTATGCGCCTCCCGCTGGCCGGACTCTTCGCCATCGAGGAGGAAACGGGCAACCCAGCATGGGAAGCGCTGCGCGACCTAATCGGCGGCGGCTTTCGCATCGAGCATGTGGAGTCGGTGCTTTTCCATGCCGTCCGCTTCGGCAGCGGTGAAGATGCGGCGCTCGACTTTATCGAACGGGCGCGCATGGGCCGTGTCCCGCTGCTACGGTATGTCGGCCCGGCCGTTGAGATTCTCGCGGCAGCCCTGACCGCCCCGGAGCGGAAAGCCGGTGGCACGGCGGGCAGCAGCGCTGAGGGCGGTGGCACCGGGAGCGGTGGCGACCCGCTCAACCGTACGACATGCTATCGCACGGGGCTCGCCATGGGTTTGCGCCCGCAGGATGTCGACGCACTCACCCTGTGGGAGTTCATGACAGCGGTCGAGGCGTTCATGTCGAACACGCCAGGGCGCATGTCGGAGACCGAGAAGGACGAGATATGGGATTGGTTGAAGGCGGGTTAG
- a CDS encoding transcriptional regulator: protein MHPVQSRMARAALKLGVRDIATMAKVSTQTISRIEAGEDARERTLDDIQRAYEGAGAKFITDDDWVGVLVKAG from the coding sequence ATGCACCCGGTGCAAAGCCGCATGGCGCGGGCAGCCTTGAAACTCGGCGTTCGAGATATCGCCACAATGGCAAAGGTCTCCACGCAGACTATTTCCCGGATCGAAGCAGGCGAAGATGCGAGGGAGCGCACCCTTGATGACATCCAGCGCGCCTATGAAGGGGCCGGGGCAAAATTCATAACGGACGACGATTGGGTCGGCGTTCTCGTGAAGGCGGGCTAA
- a CDS encoding polysaccharide deacetylase family protein, which produces MVDGKNAAIGLMLGALRLSGAAALARPFLSGCGAILMLHRVTRESWSPLGVNSGLTITPDFLDRLLADIRRRGQAIVAMDEIPAIVRAGRGHQVVAITADDAYLDNLTEALPVFEAHQALFTVYVAPALVSGETLPWWEVIEELVTARDEVRLPETGEALSCGGMDEKRRAARRLMAWLSQEVAEKDQQAALCALGGIAGPRRRFMDWDELRALTAHPLATLGAHTVHHANVKRLDADDVLREMRGSAAIIEAETGVRPRHFAYPYGGPAAAGAREAALAAEAGFETAVTTRHGVLLPGHAGHPHALPRISVNGNFQTVAATRTLMSGLTTLLAGRGRRLVTV; this is translated from the coding sequence ATGGTCGATGGGAAGAACGCGGCAATCGGACTGATGCTCGGCGCGCTGCGCCTGTCGGGCGCGGCGGCGCTGGCGAGGCCCTTCCTGTCGGGGTGCGGCGCGATCCTGATGCTGCACCGGGTGACGCGGGAGAGCTGGTCGCCGCTCGGGGTCAATAGCGGCCTGACGATCACGCCGGACTTCCTCGACCGGCTGCTGGCCGACATTCGCCGGCGCGGGCAGGCGATCGTGGCGATGGACGAGATTCCCGCGATAGTGCGTGCCGGGCGCGGGCATCAGGTGGTCGCGATCACCGCAGACGACGCCTATCTCGACAATTTAACCGAGGCGCTGCCGGTCTTCGAGGCCCATCAAGCGCTGTTCACCGTCTATGTCGCGCCCGCGCTCGTCTCCGGGGAGACCCTGCCGTGGTGGGAGGTGATCGAGGAGCTGGTGACGGCGCGGGACGAGGTGCGCCTGCCGGAGACCGGAGAAGCGCTTTCCTGCGGCGGCATGGACGAGAAGCGCCGCGCGGCCCGCCGGCTGATGGCGTGGCTGTCGCAGGAGGTGGCGGAAAAGGACCAACAGGCGGCGCTGTGCGCCCTCGGCGGCATCGCGGGCCCGAGACGCCGGTTCATGGACTGGGATGAATTGCGGGCGCTGACGGCGCACCCGCTGGCGACGCTCGGCGCGCATACGGTGCATCATGCCAACGTGAAGCGGCTCGACGCGGACGACGTCCTGCGGGAAATGCGCGGCTCCGCCGCGATCATCGAGGCGGAGACGGGCGTCAGGCCGCGGCACTTCGCCTATCCCTATGGCGGCCCGGCGGCGGCGGGTGCGCGCGAGGCGGCGCTTGCCGCCGAGGCGGGGTTCGAAACCGCCGTCACCACGCGCCATGGCGTCCTTCTGCCCGGCCATGCCGGCCATCCCCACGCGCTGCCACGCATCTCGGTCAACGGCAATTTCCAAACCGTGGCGGCGACGCGCACGCTGATGTCGGGGCTGACGACGCTGCTGGCCGGCAGGGGAAGGCGGCTGGTGACGGTCTAG
- a CDS encoding GNAT family N-acetyltransferase: MVDIGAVSPARREADARPMDAAVSTIEVEAANASALAGYEAFCSGGLLGPAQHPVWVRAWIGAMKVDAIIVTVRLEGRPLVKLALEVVEKGPFRIARFTGGSHANGNFAALAAGTQVSLTRAEKAALTVALRKARPDIDLVHLSRQNPHFDGVANPLAGLATMTSPNVSLAARLDGGFEALLDRAGRKRKVKHYKKQLSKFKHDGGFSLIEPRTPQEVERLLDAFFTLKGERLRKMGIADIFMDEDLRAFFRTLALASLETEPAPFMLHGLEVGGRVIAVNGLSVTGHSLVYEFSGIDDSDPTTSPGYFLNYNSIDKACSLGKKLYDFSVGDERFKRSWADVETWQFETLLPLSGKGRLLALYERSRATAVRSIKSNDRLWQMVKKLRARLGGGQHQSE; encoded by the coding sequence ATGGTTGACATCGGCGCGGTTTCCCCGGCCCGGCGCGAGGCGGATGCAAGACCCATGGACGCCGCTGTCTCCACGATCGAGGTCGAGGCCGCCAATGCCTCGGCGCTCGCCGGCTACGAGGCCTTTTGCAGCGGCGGCCTCCTCGGCCCGGCGCAGCACCCGGTATGGGTGCGCGCGTGGATCGGAGCCATGAAGGTCGACGCGATCATCGTCACCGTCCGCCTCGAGGGGCGCCCGCTCGTCAAGCTCGCGCTCGAAGTGGTGGAAAAAGGTCCGTTCCGCATCGCCCGCTTCACCGGCGGCAGCCACGCCAACGGCAATTTCGCGGCGCTTGCCGCAGGCACGCAGGTTTCGCTGACGCGCGCGGAAAAGGCCGCGCTAACCGTGGCGCTGCGCAAGGCGCGGCCCGACATCGACCTCGTGCATCTTTCGCGCCAAAACCCGCATTTCGACGGCGTCGCCAACCCGCTCGCCGGCCTGGCGACGATGACGAGCCCCAACGTCTCGCTCGCCGCCCGGCTCGACGGCGGGTTCGAGGCGCTGCTCGACCGCGCCGGCCGCAAGCGCAAGGTCAAGCACTACAAGAAGCAGCTTTCCAAGTTCAAGCACGACGGCGGCTTCAGCCTGATCGAGCCACGAACGCCGCAGGAGGTCGAGCGCCTGCTCGACGCCTTCTTCACGCTGAAGGGCGAGCGCCTGCGCAAGATGGGCATCGCCGACATCTTCATGGACGAGGACCTGCGCGCCTTCTTCCGCACGCTCGCGCTCGCCTCGCTGGAGACGGAGCCGGCGCCCTTCATGCTGCACGGGCTCGAGGTCGGCGGCAGGGTCATCGCCGTCAACGGGCTGAGCGTCACCGGCCACAGCCTCGTCTACGAGTTCTCCGGCATCGATGACAGCGACCCGACCACCAGTCCCGGCTATTTCCTGAACTACAACAGCATCGACAAGGCGTGCAGCCTCGGCAAGAAGCTCTACGATTTCAGCGTCGGCGACGAGCGCTTCAAGCGCAGCTGGGCCGATGTCGAGACCTGGCAGTTCGAGACGCTGCTGCCGCTCAGCGGCAAGGGGCGGCTGCTCGCCCTCTACGAGCGCAGCCGCGCCACGGCCGTCCGTTCCATCAAGTCGAACGACCGGCTCTGGCAGATGGTGAAGAAGCTGCGCGCGCGCCTCGGCGGCGGGCAGCACCAGAGCGAATAG
- a CDS encoding glycosyltransferase family 4 protein, producing the protein MATSLRIVHCFRAPVGGVFRHVRDLAVAQAAAGHQVGFICDSTTGGALEDRYFDAIAGSLALGVTRMPIGRAIGPGDIAAGWRTYRLVKQLRPDVLHGHGAKGGALARIFGSALRVSRFRVARLYSPHGGVLHFDPATVKGKALFALERLMDRMSDRFLFVSEFERRTFAQKIGGPKAPSEVIYNGLGPAEFDPVPPAPDAADFLYIGEMRALKGTDIFIDALDRASTATGRPLTAVMVGSGEVETYAARIERLGLGERIRMLPPMPAREAFALARLVVVPSRAEAMPYIVLEALAAGKPMIAAAVGGIPEIFGPTSPALVAPDVEAVAAAMARAIRDEAAHAALMPARDDLRGRFGVETMAARVEAAYRLALAR; encoded by the coding sequence GTGGCGACCAGCCTGCGCATCGTCCATTGCTTCCGCGCGCCGGTGGGCGGCGTGTTCCGCCATGTGCGCGACCTCGCGGTGGCGCAGGCGGCGGCGGGGCACCAGGTCGGCTTCATCTGCGATTCGACGACCGGCGGCGCGCTGGAGGACCGCTATTTCGACGCCATCGCCGGCTCGCTGGCGCTCGGCGTCACGCGCATGCCGATCGGCCGCGCGATCGGCCCCGGCGACATCGCCGCCGGATGGCGCACCTATCGACTTGTCAAGCAATTGCGGCCGGACGTGCTGCACGGGCACGGCGCCAAGGGCGGCGCGCTCGCGCGGATTTTCGGCTCAGCCCTGCGGGTATCCAGGTTTCGCGTAGCCCGCCTCTATTCGCCGCATGGCGGCGTCCTGCACTTCGACCCGGCCACAGTGAAGGGCAAGGCGCTGTTCGCGCTGGAGCGGCTCATGGACCGCATGAGCGACCGCTTCCTGTTCGTCTCCGAGTTCGAGCGCCGCACCTTCGCGCAGAAGATCGGCGGGCCGAAAGCGCCGTCGGAGGTGATCTACAACGGCCTCGGCCCGGCCGAGTTCGATCCCGTCCCGCCGGCGCCGGACGCCGCCGATTTCCTCTATATCGGCGAGATGCGGGCGCTGAAGGGCACCGACATCTTCATCGATGCGCTGGACAGGGCCTCGACTGCCACCGGCCGGCCGCTCACCGCCGTCATGGTCGGCTCCGGCGAGGTGGAGACCTATGCCGCCCGGATCGAACGCCTCGGCCTCGGGGAACGCATCCGCATGCTGCCGCCGATGCCGGCCCGCGAGGCCTTCGCGCTCGCGCGCCTCGTCGTCGTGCCGTCGCGCGCCGAGGCCATGCCCTATATCGTGCTGGAGGCGCTGGCCGCCGGCAAGCCGATGATCGCCGCCGCGGTCGGCGGCATCCCCGAGATCTTCGGCCCGACCTCCCCCGCTCTCGTCGCGCCGGACGTCGAGGCCGTCGCGGCGGCGATGGCGCGCGCGATACGCGACGAGGCCGCCCATGCGGCGCTGATGCCCGCCCGCGACGACCTGCGCGGCCGCTTCGGCGTCGAGACCATGGCGGCACGGGTCGAGGCGGCCTACCGGCTGGCGCTGGCACGCTGA
- a CDS encoding GumC family protein → MPDARHVVSDVDVDLGQLFGSLARNWLRILIAALVVTGLAYVLVGLATPLYRAETRLMIEARESPYTGPASNGVVDVDRARLDQEMVASQVEVIGSADILRTVARQLDLGSHAEFGASGETSALGNLLILAGLKSDPTQASVEERVLKALEEKLRIYRVEGSRVIVVSFSSQSPELAAAVPNAIAEAYVAAQEQAKRQTSADASQWLEPNIEQLRQRVREAEARVADYRASSGLLVGQNNSVLPTQELAEISSELTRARAERSTAEAKAVTIREALNSGESAETMPEVLASPMVQRLRERQAQIETELADLSASLLENHPRMRALRAQLDESGRQLRAEVRKVLASAENGAEAARAREQRLVVEVNRLKAASAQAGDDEVELRELEREALAQRALLETYLARYREAAGRADSASLPADARILDAAQPPHEAYFPKMVPILAAAFAGSLLVIAVIVLLRELFSGRAMRPAAGSLVRVEEDPAMEPAPAPVPTLAAREHEAEIALPEPAEWTPPVEPAHAASLPDEPAVEDVDDETRFADADADRIEEDQTTMASTRPEEITVAGIADHLIDGDAGRAVFISPEGDEATAVSVMVARELADAGLKTLYLDLTWSGAPSAAMLDSARHPGITDLLAGQAQFADIIHGDLYSACHVTPAGTADPVKAMRAADRLPMILDALDGTYDIVVIECGATDAQTIEAVADDYAEVLIGAVDPLDPAVAATVADVEACGYGLALTVTPAGRPSRGRRRRGAAA, encoded by the coding sequence ATGCCTGATGCACGTCACGTTGTCAGCGATGTCGATGTCGATCTCGGCCAGCTTTTCGGCAGCCTTGCCCGGAACTGGCTGCGCATCCTCATCGCCGCGCTGGTCGTCACGGGGCTGGCCTATGTGCTCGTCGGGCTTGCCACGCCGCTCTACAGGGCCGAGACGCGCCTCATGATCGAGGCGCGGGAATCGCCCTATACGGGCCCGGCCTCGAACGGCGTCGTCGATGTCGACAGGGCGCGTCTCGACCAGGAGATGGTCGCGTCGCAGGTCGAGGTCATCGGTTCGGCCGATATCCTGCGCACCGTCGCGCGCCAGCTCGATCTCGGATCGCATGCCGAATTCGGCGCCTCGGGCGAAACCTCCGCGCTCGGCAACCTTCTCATCCTCGCCGGCCTGAAGAGCGACCCGACGCAGGCCTCCGTCGAGGAGCGGGTGCTGAAGGCGCTGGAGGAAAAGCTCCGGATCTACCGGGTGGAGGGCTCGCGGGTCATCGTCGTCTCCTTCTCCTCGCAGAGCCCCGAGCTTGCCGCGGCCGTGCCGAACGCCATCGCCGAGGCCTATGTCGCCGCGCAGGAACAGGCCAAGCGCCAGACCAGCGCCGACGCCAGCCAGTGGCTGGAGCCGAACATCGAGCAACTGCGCCAGCGTGTGCGCGAGGCCGAGGCGCGGGTCGCCGACTATCGCGCCAGTTCCGGCCTGCTGGTCGGACAGAACAATTCGGTGCTGCCGACGCAGGAGCTCGCCGAAATCTCGAGCGAGCTGACGCGCGCGCGCGCCGAGCGCTCGACCGCCGAAGCGAAGGCGGTGACGATCCGGGAAGCCCTGAACAGCGGCGAGAGCGCCGAGACGATGCCCGAGGTGCTGGCTTCGCCGATGGTGCAGCGCCTGCGCGAGCGTCAGGCGCAGATCGAGACCGAGCTTGCCGACCTGTCGGCCTCGCTCCTCGAGAATCACCCGCGCATGCGCGCGCTGCGGGCGCAGCTCGACGAGAGCGGCCGGCAGTTGCGCGCCGAGGTGCGCAAGGTGCTGGCCTCGGCCGAGAACGGAGCCGAGGCGGCGCGGGCGCGCGAGCAGCGGCTCGTCGTCGAGGTCAACCGGCTCAAGGCCGCGTCGGCGCAGGCCGGGGACGACGAGGTCGAGCTGCGGGAGCTGGAGCGCGAGGCGCTCGCCCAGCGGGCGCTGCTCGAAACCTATCTGGCGCGCTATCGCGAGGCGGCGGGGCGCGCCGACAGCGCCTCCCTGCCCGCGGATGCGCGCATCCTTGATGCCGCCCAGCCGCCGCACGAGGCCTACTTCCCCAAGATGGTGCCGATCCTCGCCGCCGCCTTCGCCGGCTCGCTGCTGGTCATCGCCGTGATCGTGCTGCTGCGCGAGCTGTTCAGCGGCCGCGCCATGCGCCCGGCCGCCGGCTCGCTGGTGCGGGTGGAGGAGGATCCGGCGATGGAGCCGGCTCCCGCGCCGGTTCCCACGCTGGCCGCGCGCGAGCACGAGGCCGAAATCGCCCTGCCGGAACCGGCGGAATGGACGCCGCCCGTGGAGCCGGCGCATGCCGCCTCCCTCCCGGACGAGCCGGCTGTCGAAGACGTGGATGACGAGACGCGGTTCGCGGATGCGGACGCAGACCGTATTGAAGAGGACCAGACGACGATGGCAAGCACGAGGCCCGAGGAAATCACCGTTGCCGGGATCGCCGATCACCTGATCGACGGGGATGCCGGCCGCGCCGTGTTCATCTCGCCGGAAGGCGACGAGGCGACCGCCGTTTCGGTGATGGTCGCGCGCGAACTGGCCGATGCCGGCCTGAAGACGCTCTATCTCGACCTGACCTGGTCGGGCGCGCCCTCGGCGGCAATGCTCGACAGCGCCCGCCATCCTGGCATCACCGACCTTCTGGCCGGGCAGGCGCAGTTCGCCGACATCATCCACGGCGATCTCTATTCCGCGTGCCACGTCACCCCGGCCGGGACGGCGGACCCGGTCAAGGCGATGCGGGCGGCCGACCGCCTGCCGATGATCCTCGACGCGCTCGACGGCACCTACGACATCGTCGTCATCGAATGCGGCGCGACCGACGCGCAGACCATCGAGGCGGTGGCGGACGACTATGCCGAGGTCTTGATCGGCGCCGTCGACCCGCTCGACCCGGCCGTTGCCGCGACTGTTGCCGATGTCGAGGCATGCGGCTACGGGCTGGCGCTGACCGTGACGCCGGCCGGGCGGCCTTCGCGCGGCAGGCGGCGCAGGGGCGCGGCGGCGTAG
- a CDS encoding polysaccharide biosynthesis/export family protein, producing MKRQLAAAFIASAALLAAGCSGYRPAPPAFHEAINKPYVLDAGDNVRITVFDQEMLTNTYAVDQSGYIAFPLVGAIAARGYTAQQLEGQIAERLRNGYLRNPDVSVEIDRYRPVFIMGEVGAAGQYSYVPGMTVQKAVAAAGGYTPRANQKDVDITRAINNEVMTGRVKTSEPLLPGDTIYVRERLF from the coding sequence ATGAAACGCCAGCTTGCAGCCGCCTTCATCGCTTCCGCAGCCCTGCTGGCGGCGGGTTGCTCGGGATACCGCCCCGCGCCGCCCGCCTTCCACGAAGCCATCAACAAGCCCTACGTGCTCGACGCCGGCGACAATGTGCGCATCACGGTCTTCGACCAGGAGATGCTGACGAACACCTATGCGGTCGACCAGTCGGGCTACATCGCCTTCCCGCTGGTCGGCGCGATCGCCGCGCGCGGCTACACCGCCCAGCAGCTCGAGGGCCAGATCGCCGAGCGCCTGCGCAACGGCTACCTGCGCAACCCGGACGTCTCGGTCGAGATCGACCGCTACCGGCCGGTCTTCATCATGGGCGAGGTCGGGGCCGCGGGCCAGTATTCCTACGTGCCGGGCATGACGGTGCAGAAGGCGGTGGCGGCGGCCGGCGGCTACACGCCCCGCGCCAACCAGAAGGATGTCGACATCACCCGCGCCATCAACAACGAGGTGATGACCGGCCGGGTGAAGACCTCGGAACCGCTTCTGCCGGGCGACACGATCTACGTGCGCGAACGCCTGTTCTGA
- a CDS encoding O-antigen ligase family protein has protein sequence MSAVTANGLPRAAVEAKAVSLLASAGIAVGVFLQGFVINEPAPYELFMVGLIAVWALFGMRLSRHAAILLTLLVAYNIGGVLSMSTMSDLHDTPLYIGVTLFLSLSAVFFVAILEADHARYTLIFRAWLASALIVATLGIAGYFGLFPGAEAFTRYGRASGTFADPNVFGPFLALPGVYMLYRLLTAPARRMPLYGALLTVITGGIFLSFSRGAWGLYLVAFVLLVGALFLQSTSGLFRLRVALMSALAVAFILGGIVVALQIPGTAEFLAERARLVQSYDGGESGRFARFGDGFLMAMENPLGIGPLNFGRLLGEDTHNIWLKALMDYGWLGFAAFVALVAWTLAGGFRILFRDRPWQPYLLCAYVVFIGHLLLGTVIDMDHWRHFYVLVGLIWGAMALEARHQNAARAAAGRRAAPAR, from the coding sequence TTGAGCGCGGTCACCGCCAACGGGCTGCCGCGCGCGGCGGTCGAGGCCAAGGCGGTCTCGCTCCTCGCCTCGGCGGGCATAGCGGTCGGCGTCTTCCTGCAGGGCTTCGTCATCAACGAGCCCGCGCCCTACGAGCTGTTCATGGTCGGGCTGATCGCGGTGTGGGCGCTGTTCGGCATGCGCCTTTCGCGCCATGCCGCCATCCTGCTGACGCTGCTGGTCGCCTATAATATCGGCGGCGTCCTGTCGATGAGCACCATGAGCGACCTTCACGACACGCCGCTCTATATCGGCGTCACCCTGTTCCTGTCGCTGTCGGCCGTGTTCTTCGTCGCGATCCTCGAGGCCGATCATGCGCGCTACACGCTGATCTTCCGCGCATGGCTCGCCTCGGCGCTGATCGTCGCCACGCTCGGCATCGCCGGCTATTTCGGCCTGTTCCCCGGCGCGGAGGCCTTCACGCGCTACGGCCGCGCCAGCGGCACCTTCGCCGATCCCAACGTCTTCGGCCCGTTCCTCGCCCTGCCCGGCGTCTACATGCTCTATCGCCTGCTCACGGCCCCGGCGCGGCGCATGCCGCTCTACGGCGCGCTGCTGACGGTGATCACCGGCGGCATCTTCCTGTCGTTCTCGCGCGGCGCGTGGGGCCTTTATCTCGTCGCCTTCGTGCTGCTCGTCGGCGCGCTGTTCCTGCAATCGACCAGCGGGCTGTTCCGTCTGCGCGTCGCGCTGATGAGCGCGCTCGCCGTCGCCTTCATCCTCGGCGGCATCGTCGTCGCGCTGCAGATTCCCGGCACGGCCGAGTTCCTCGCCGAGCGCGCCCGCCTCGTCCAGTCCTATGACGGCGGCGAGAGCGGCCGCTTCGCCCGCTTCGGCGACGGCTTCCTGATGGCGATGGAGAACCCGCTCGGCATCGGGCCGCTGAATTTCGGCCGGCTGCTGGGCGAGGACACCCACAACATCTGGCTGAAGGCGCTGATGGACTATGGCTGGCTCGGCTTCGCCGCCTTCGTCGCGCTGGTGGCGTGGACGCTGGCGGGGGGGTTCCGCATCCTGTTCCGCGACCGGCCCTGGCAGCCCTATCTCCTGTGCGCCTATGTCGTCTTCATCGGCCACCTCCTCCTCGGCACGGTGATCGACATGGACCACTGGCGGCACTTCTACGTGCTGGTCGGCCTGATCTGGGGCGCGATGGCGCTGGAAGCGCGCCACCAGAACGCGGCGCGCGCGGCAGCGGGCCGCCGAGCCGCCCCCGCGCGTTGA